Genomic DNA from Coregonus clupeaformis isolate EN_2021a chromosome 9, ASM2061545v1, whole genome shotgun sequence:
TCCAGGCTGCAGTGACGAGAGCAGTGAGTTTAGAGGGAGGAAGAAGTTACTTAAAGTGGCagtccagtctccttttcacctcatttaacacctgatttacttaacaaaaggcacatctcaataggtggtccaggtaaatCATGACATAACACAAGTGTGTGGGGGATTACTATAAGAATTATGATTATGAAATTTAAGCCTGTATTTTAATTAAAAAAGAAACCACAAAACTATAACGAAAAAACTAAAATATACAAAAGTTACAAATATTGcttcctcaagcaagggggaggCTGATGACATCACGGATTCCCaccagaccaactccttgaatgccctactcATTGAAGTTTGCGGTTGTGTCTAAAAAACGAACACAATTTTGCTCAAAACATATTGTTTTGACCCGTTGGTGTGTTTACTTTCTTTATACTGGGATGTCACTTTTCAACTGGAAAAGTTCCCAAATAGCTGGAGGAAGTCGTTAAGCTCTTTCTCAATTCTCTAAAATGGTCTTCTCTTCATCTCACTGATTGGAAAAGACTAGTCCGTTCTTTCAGATCAGTGAAAGAGAGGAGGTAAGAAAAATAAGATTTTTTTTGTTAGACAATTAAGAAAGATCTGGCAACTCCCATTCCACAGAAAGAGCTTGTTAAGAACTGTCTTCAAATTAAATAAATGTCTATCTTTTATTATAGCGACACAGTAGGAGGTAGTGGTGCTACCTAGTTATCCTGGCCTCGTACTCTGTCTTCTGCTTCTGCATCTCCTGTTTCAGACTGACCACCAGGCTGTGTAGAGCACTGTGACTACTGGGTCCGTTACTGACGAGGAACATCTCACTGTTGTCACTGCTGCTGGTGGCTCCACTACCCCTCCCTCCACCACCGTTCCTCCGCTCCCCCTCCACGTCCCCGCCCGGCTGGGGCTGCTCGTCGAGGGAGGACAGGCCCCTAGGTCCATCCGGCAGCAGCAAGGGGTCCTCGTAGAGGCCCAGCCCGCCGTAGAAGTCCTGTTCTGggcaggtggtggtggaggaacGGCAGGACGTGGAGTTGTCCGGAAGAGAGATCTCACAGGAGGAGGTGGACCAAGTAGCACTGTCCACGCTCTGCTTGTCCTCACAGCTAGAGATGAGACACGGCTGTTGTTGATTCtgtaactgttgttgttgttgttgttgctggacGTTGTCATAGGTGGACAGCCGGTTCTGGGACGCCGTCTGCTCTCCACAGTCCCGAGACTTGCTGTCTCGTAAGGTGACCGGGTAGCCATTGGGCACCCACAGCCCATTACGCCCGTTCAGGGTACCGTTCACCACGTCAGTACTTGACACACCCATGCGGACACCTCCGTTAGGGACCCCGCTGGTGCCCATCTTGGTGCCCGAGCCCTTCAGGGTGCGCCTGGCCTGGAGGCCGCTGATGCCTCCTATtaataaaaataacaacaatacATTTTATGCGTCTTTCAGGACTCTGTCATTGTCCAAGACACATTTCcccttggggacaataaaatacaTCCTATCCTATACTCAAGGACACCTTACATTAGAAGTACAGTCAAATCAAAGTACAACTAAAATTAAAACCTAGTGCAATTAAAATCAAACCCTAGTGCAATTAAAATCAAACCCTAGTGCAATTAAAATCAAACCCTAGTGCAATTAAAATCAAACCCTAGTGCAATTAAAATCAAACCCTAGTGCAATTAAAATCTGACAGAACAGAGCAGATAGTGGTACTGGTAACAGAGGAGGTAGAACAGACTCAATCACATTCAGGACGTAACCTGTGTTACCGGGCAGAGTCTGGCTCTTCTCCTGGTTGGCTGCGTCTCCAGAGGGGGAACAACTAAACGAGCCGTTGGTGACCACGCCGCTGCCCTTGGAGACCGCCGGGTTTTTCTTAACGGTTAACGGCGGGCTGCGGGCCAGGTCGAAGCGCCCGGTAACATGGCCGTTACGTGGGCTGGCTGAGCGAGGTGAACCGGAGCCGTTGTTGTCTAACGTTACCGGGGGCTGGCGGTGGGGCGACTCGGGGGTCTCCCAGCAACACTGTTTCACCCTCTGCTGGGGTATTTGGGTATTGTTGTTCTGTTCTGTGGTCTGTCCCGTCGGCACCATCTGGGTCAGCCTCCTCTGGACCTACAAgataataatatattacacttaacgggagcttttatccaaagctactgACAGTGTagcgcagggttcttcaatttccggtcctggagggccgaaacacctctgtttttcatcctctccttctaatcaggggctaattcagacctgggacaccaggtgagtgcaattaactaccaggtagaaataaaaaacagaagtgtttcagccctccaggaccggaattggaagaaccctggtgtagtgGGTGCATTTTACTATATGTAAAAGGTGGGCTCCGTATCGGGCAGCTTTCGCTTAAGAACCCAAAGTCTTAACCATTAGACCAACAGGGAACCTTGAGGGCCAAGGCTGACAATTGGGTTTACAAGTCTCAGGGCTACCAATCACCAGAGCGGGATTCCAAATCACCTCCACTACtgtttgaacccacaaccttggtgttgctagctagctagtgccaAGGGTTTTAATACCAACCCCGCGGGCTCGTACACCACCCACctcgttgttgttgttgaccaGCTCCAGTGTCTTGGGACTGTCCTCGTCTCTGGGGAACAACACGTCGTGACGACCAATCAGAACAGACATCAGCTGCTGTACCAGCACTGTACCTGAGGACACCAGAAAGGTTACATGTCTTTACAGGTCCATAAGCATCATAATACTGTATACTCACCGATTACATTGTCGTAGGCCTAGAAGGACAATGGTGTCAAATTACTAAAGATTTGATTAATTATTGAGATCATGTATGCCATTCTTTCCACTTAAAAAGTTACATTTTTTCCATTGAAAtgcactttatttaactaggtatgTTCTCTTTTACAATAGCAACCTACAATAGCAACCTACAATAGCAACCTGAAAAGCCACAGACATAAAGCTGAGCTAGAAAATAAACGTACCTTCCATGATTGCTACAGGGTCTTCAATCTTTGGCCGTAGTATATTTGGACCAAAGACTGTGGCCAGGTTCTGGACACACATTTTATTCACACCTGAATAGGACTGGACTTCATCTAAAAATCTGTAGGAGAAACACAATCAACATCCCAGTTAGCTTTTTAATGATAGTGAAATGCTGTGGAACAACAATGTCACAATACAATAAACTTTGCAGGTCTGTCTGTGAAGAATAATACTGGCCTTCACagtgatacagtgatacagtaGTACAGTGATTCAGTAatacagtgatacagtgatacagtgatacagtgatacagtaatacagtga
This window encodes:
- the arhgap24 gene encoding rho GTPase-activating protein 24 isoform X2; the encoded protein is MEEQAVSKSSPQHGRGLGRQNVVRCGWLRKQGGFVKTWHTRWFVLRGEQLHYYRDEEETKALGTILLPGNRVTEHPSYGDEGGKFLFEVAAGGDRERMTANHETYLLMASTQNDMEDWVKTIRRVIWAPFGGGIFGQKLEETVQYERRYGSRQAPMLVEQCVDFIRKSGLREEGLFRLPGQANLVKELQDAFDCGEKPSFDCNTDVHTVASLLKLYLRELPEPVIPFSKFDEFLSCTKLLSKDEESGMKELKRQVECLPPVNYNLLQYICRFLDEVQSYSGVNKMCVQNLATVFGPNILRPKIEDPVAIMEGTVLVQQLMSVLIGRHDVLFPRDEDSPKTLELVNNNNEVQRRLTQMVPTGQTTEQNNNTQIPQQRVKQCCWETPESPHRQPPVTLDNNGSGSPRSASPRNGHVTGRFDLARSPPLTVKKNPAVSKGSGVVTNGSFSCSPSGDAANQEKSQTLPGGISGLQARRTLKGSGTKMGTSGVPNGGVRMGVSSTDVVNGTLNGRNGLWVPNGYPVTLRDSKSRDCGEQTASQNRLSTYDNVQQQQQQQQLQNQQQPCLISSCEDKQSVDSATWSTSSCEISLPDNSTSCRSSTTTCPEQDFYGGLGLYEDPLLLPDGPRGLSSLDEQPQPGGDVEGERRNGGGGRGSGATSSSDNSEMFLVSNGPSSHSALHSLVVSLKQEMQKQKTEYEARITSLEHRNLELETEMGTLHEELNQERKKVTMVEIKLRNAERAKDDAEKRNEMLQKEMEQFFSTFGDLTADPRRPDRANTIWIQ
- the arhgap24 gene encoding rho GTPase-activating protein 24 isoform X1; this translates as MEEQAVSKSSPQHGRGLGRQNVVRCGWLRKQGGFVKTWHTRWFVLRGEQLHYYRDEEETKALGTILLPGNRVTEHPSYGDEGGKFLFEVAAGGDRERMTANHETYLLMASTQNDMEDWVKTIRRVIWAPFGGGIFGQKLEETVQYERRYGSRQAPMLVEQCVDFIRKSGLREEGLFRLPGQANLVKELQDAFDCGEKPSFDCNTDVHTVASLLKLYLRELPEPVIPFSKFDEFLSCTKLLSKDEESGMKELKRQVECLPPVNYNLLQYICRFLDEVQSYSGVNKMCVQNLATVFGPNILRPKIEDPVAIMEGTVLVQQLMSVLIGRHDVLFPRDEDSPKTLELVNNNNEVQRRLTQMVPTGQTTEQNNNTQIPQQRVKQCCWETPESPHRQPPVTLDNNGSGSPRSASPRNGHVTGRFDLARSPPLTVKKNPAVSKGSGVVTNGSFSCSPSGDAANQEKSQTLPGNTGGISGLQARRTLKGSGTKMGTSGVPNGGVRMGVSSTDVVNGTLNGRNGLWVPNGYPVTLRDSKSRDCGEQTASQNRLSTYDNVQQQQQQQQLQNQQQPCLISSCEDKQSVDSATWSTSSCEISLPDNSTSCRSSTTTCPEQDFYGGLGLYEDPLLLPDGPRGLSSLDEQPQPGGDVEGERRNGGGGRGSGATSSSDNSEMFLVSNGPSSHSALHSLVVSLKQEMQKQKTEYEARITSLEHRNLELETEMGTLHEELNQERKKVTMVEIKLRNAERAKDDAEKRNEMLQKEMEQFFSTFGDLTADPRRPDRANTIWIQ
- the arhgap24 gene encoding rho GTPase-activating protein 24 isoform X4, producing MLTGGDRERMTANHETYLLMASTQNDMEDWVKTIRRVIWAPFGGGIFGQKLEETVQYERRYGSRQAPMLVEQCVDFIRKSGLREEGLFRLPGQANLVKELQDAFDCGEKPSFDCNTDVHTVASLLKLYLRELPEPVIPFSKFDEFLSCTKLLSKDEESGMKELKRQVECLPPVNYNLLQYICRFLDEVQSYSGVNKMCVQNLATVFGPNILRPKIEDPVAIMEGTVLVQQLMSVLIGRHDVLFPRDEDSPKTLELVNNNNEVQRRLTQMVPTGQTTEQNNNTQIPQQRVKQCCWETPESPHRQPPVTLDNNGSGSPRSASPRNGHVTGRFDLARSPPLTVKKNPAVSKGSGVVTNGSFSCSPSGDAANQEKSQTLPGNTGGISGLQARRTLKGSGTKMGTSGVPNGGVRMGVSSTDVVNGTLNGRNGLWVPNGYPVTLRDSKSRDCGEQTASQNRLSTYDNVQQQQQQQQLQNQQQPCLISSCEDKQSVDSATWSTSSCEISLPDNSTSCRSSTTTCPEQDFYGGLGLYEDPLLLPDGPRGLSSLDEQPQPGGDVEGERRNGGGGRGSGATSSSDNSEMFLVSNGPSSHSALHSLVVSLKQEMQKQKTEYEARITSLEHRNLELETEMGTLHEELNQERKKVTMVEIKLRNAERAKDDAEKRNEMLQKEMEQFFSTFGDLTADPRRPDRANTIWIQ
- the arhgap24 gene encoding rho GTPase-activating protein 24 isoform X3; amino-acid sequence: MRVGEKEDGGDRERMTANHETYLLMASTQNDMEDWVKTIRRVIWAPFGGGIFGQKLEETVQYERRYGSRQAPMLVEQCVDFIRKSGLREEGLFRLPGQANLVKELQDAFDCGEKPSFDCNTDVHTVASLLKLYLRELPEPVIPFSKFDEFLSCTKLLSKDEESGMKELKRQVECLPPVNYNLLQYICRFLDEVQSYSGVNKMCVQNLATVFGPNILRPKIEDPVAIMEGTVLVQQLMSVLIGRHDVLFPRDEDSPKTLELVNNNNEVQRRLTQMVPTGQTTEQNNNTQIPQQRVKQCCWETPESPHRQPPVTLDNNGSGSPRSASPRNGHVTGRFDLARSPPLTVKKNPAVSKGSGVVTNGSFSCSPSGDAANQEKSQTLPGNTGGISGLQARRTLKGSGTKMGTSGVPNGGVRMGVSSTDVVNGTLNGRNGLWVPNGYPVTLRDSKSRDCGEQTASQNRLSTYDNVQQQQQQQQLQNQQQPCLISSCEDKQSVDSATWSTSSCEISLPDNSTSCRSSTTTCPEQDFYGGLGLYEDPLLLPDGPRGLSSLDEQPQPGGDVEGERRNGGGGRGSGATSSSDNSEMFLVSNGPSSHSALHSLVVSLKQEMQKQKTEYEARITSLEHRNLELETEMGTLHEELNQERKKVTMVEIKLRNAERAKDDAEKRNEMLQKEMEQFFSTFGDLTADPRRPDRANTIWIQ